One window of Trifolium pratense cultivar HEN17-A07 linkage group LG5, ARS_RC_1.1, whole genome shotgun sequence genomic DNA carries:
- the LOC123886995 gene encoding exosome complex exonuclease RRP46 homolog: MEMDRPDGRSPNQLRPLACSRSVLHRAHGSATWAQGETKVLAAVYGPKAGTKKNENPEKASIEIIWKPNTGHIGQADREYEMILKKTFESICIRTIYPNTTTSIVVQVVHDDGALLPCAINAACAALVDAGIPLRHLAVAICCSVTDNNCIILDPSKQEEEKAKAFAYLVFPNTTVSVVPEKSLQAGSDPMAHGIITSVTHGAMSVDDYLHCLERGRATTQRLSEFLRKNMEPKSTREASKAG, translated from the exons ATGGAGATGGACAGACCTGACGGCAGGAGTCCCAATCAACTGAGGCCCCTAGCATGCTCTCGTTCTGTCCTCCACCGAGCCCATGGCTCAGCCACATGGGCTCAAGGAGAAACCAAAGTCCTTGCTGCAGTTTACGGACCTAAAGCCGGGACCAAGAAGAATGAAAATCCTGAAAAagcttccattgaaattattTGGAAGCCTAATACAGGACACATTGGTCAAGCCGATAGGGAGTATGAAATGATATTGAAGAAAACTTTCGAAAGCATCTGCATTCGTACCATATATCCCAACACCACCACTTCTATTGTAGTACAG GTTGTCCATGATGATGGTGCT CTTCTTCCATGTGCAATAAACGCAGCATGCGCTGCACTTGTGGATGCTGGAATTCCCCTAAGACATCTTGCTG TTGCAATATGTTGTTCTGTAACAGATAATAATTGTATTATATTGGACCCTTCCAAACAAGAAGAGGAG AAAGCGAAAGCATTTGCCTATTTAGTTTTTCCAAATACAACTGTTTCTGTCGTACCAGAGAAATCATTACAGGCGGGCAGTGATCCCATGGCACACGGAATCATCACATCTGTTACTCACGGCGCTATGTCAG tGGATGATTATCTTCATTGCCTAGAACGAGGGCGTGCAACAACTCAAAGACTGTCTGAATTTTTGAGGAAGAATATGGAGCCAAAATCTACTCGCGAGGCATCTAAAGCTGGGTGA
- the LOC123884411 gene encoding uncharacterized protein LOC123884411, protein MKLALGLLSTHEFSLQTLQFVFFGICREENDNVAGTVAWILWNNRNNWVWNGVKELAKVLATRALHMVGEWCELNVLQQQNSVSGTIVTASQWQKPRDGWLTCNIDASFYEDLGLTGGGWCVRNAQGRFVAAGTNLIHQKLATIEGEGMAILDALHEAIARGWTNIVFESDSKILVDAIHANHNGVSEFSSMISYIELLLQCNSIFEVKFIKRQANMVAHTLARPAISWSSRTLFTLFLVVLNLLLLLINEIC, encoded by the coding sequence ATGAAGTTGGCCTTGGGACTGTTATCAACTCATGAATTCAGTTTGCAAACACTGCAATTTGTGTTCTTTGGAATTTGCAGAGAAGAAAATGACAATGTTGCAGGAACAGTTGCGTGGATACTGTGGAATAATCGAAACAATTGGGTCTGGAACGGCGTTAAGGAGTTGGCAAAGGTGTTAGCTACGCGTGCCTTGCATATGGTGGGCGAATGGTGTGAACTGAATGTGCTGCAGCAGCAAAACAGTGTCTCTGGTACTATTGTTACAGCGTCACAGTGGCAGAAACCGCGAGATGGGTGGTTGACATGCAATATAGACGCTAGTTTTTATGAAGATTTAGGCCTTACGGGAGGAGGTTGGTGTGTACGGAATGCACAAGGAAGGTTTGTTGCAGCTGGTACTAATTTGATTCACCAAAAACTTGCAACAATTGAAGGTGAAGGCATGGCAATCCTAGACGCGTTACATGAAGCTATTGCAAGAGGTTGGACCAACATTGTGTTTGAAAGTGATTCCAAAATATTGGTGGATGCTATTCATGCAAATCATAATGGAGTCTCTGAATTTAGTTCTATGATTTCCTATATCGAGTTGTTATTACAATGTAATTCGATCTTTGAGGTAAAGTTCATCAAGCGACAAGCGAATATGGTAGCTCACACTTTAGCTAGGCCGGCCATTTCTTGGTCTAGTCGCACTTTGTTTACATTATTCCTCGTTGTATTGAACCTATTGTTATTACTTATTAATGAAATATGTTGa
- the LOC123884414 gene encoding uncharacterized protein LOC123884414: MIGSIDCMHWEWKNCPKAWEGQFTRGDKGTTTVILEAVASHDLWIWHAFFGCPGTLNDINVLDRSPVFDDVEQGKTPSVNFYVNQRPYDMTYYLADGIYPSYPTFVKSIRLPQSEPDKLFAKYQEGCRKDIERAFGVLQARFKIIREPARLWDIADLSIIMRSCIILHNMIVEDERDSYAQRWTDFEQSEESGSSAPRPYSTEVLPAFANHVRARSEFRDQKAHHELQADLVKHIWTKFGMFQD; this comes from the coding sequence ATGATTGGGAGTATTGACTGCATGCACTGGGAGTGGAAAAATTGTCCTAAAGCATGGGAAGGTCAATTTACTAGGGGGGATAAGGGAACCACCACAGTTATTCTTGAAGCAGTTGCATCTCATGATCTATGGATCTGGCATGCCTTTTTTGGATGTCCGGGAACGTTGAACGACATAAACGTTCTAGACCGTTCACCTGTTTTTGATGACGTGGAACAGGGAAAGACTCCAAGTGTGAATTTCTATGTGAATCAACGTCCCTATGATATGACATACTATCTAGCCGATGGTATCTACCCTTCTTATCCAACTTTCGTCAAATCTATTAGACTTCCTCAAAGTGAACCCGATAAGTTATTTGCAAAATATCAGGAGGGATGTCGGAAGGACATCGAACGTGCATTTGGAGTGCTTCAAGCTCGATTTAAAATCATCCGTGAACCAGCTCGCTTGTGGGACATAGCCGATCTGAGTATCATCATGAGGTCTTGCATCATATTACATAATATGATTGTTGAGGATGAGCGAGATTCATATGCTCAACGTTGGACCGATTTTGAGCAGTCTGAGGAAAGTGGATCTAGTGCACCGCGACCATATTCAACCGAGGTATTACCCGCTTTTGCAAATCATGTGCGTGCTAGATCTGAGTTCCGTGATCAAAAAGCTCATCACGAATTGCAAGCAGATCTAGTGAAGCACATATGGACCAAATTTGGAATGTTTCAGGATTAA
- the LOC123885584 gene encoding uncharacterized protein LOC123885584, whose product MDPNNSSNYPNNSQNPNNSQNSNNYQNPNNYQNPNNYQNSNQFFNQYPQNTPNFGLTPNFNQSSFVPNFHPYYGTMLRNPSQTPPFNGYMPMVNENFSSGGTTNFPEFSTQLTIVNEDSTPVSKKNHQPSWNTEQNLVLISGWIKFGTSSVVGKNQKGETYWGQIADYCNEHCSFDPPRDGVACRNRFNYMNKILGKWIGAYDGAKRLQGSGWSENDVLAKAQEIFACGKNVRFTLMEEWNALRDQPRYSSQVGSGSSGSKRSHESDACGSNSVGSSARPIGRDAAKKKGKKKASTPTEVVDKEWDTYMKMREKEVEHLAMVVSNQQEKNRLKKMKMYLKLSSDENLDDRKKAMLDTLAQELFP is encoded by the coding sequence atggatcccaacaattcttctaattatcccaacaattctcaaaatcccaacaattctcaaaactccaacaattatcaaaaccccaacaattatcaaaatcccaacaattatcaaaattcaaatcaatttttcaatcaatatcctcaaaacacacctaattttggtttaacaccaaatttcaaccaatcatcCTTTGTTCCAAATTTTCATCCATATTATGGAACTATGCTGAGAAATCCATCTCAAACACCCCCGTTTAATGGTTACATGCCGATGGTTAATGAAAATTTTTCGAGTGGTGGTACAACTAACTTTCCCGAATTTTCAACACAATTAACTATTGTTAATGAAGATTCAACTCCTGTGAGCAAGAAAAACCATCAACCATCATGGAACACTGAACAAAATTTGGTGCTAATTAGTGGGTGGATCAAATTTGGAACAAGCAGTGTTGTCGGGAAAAACCAGAAAGGTGAAACATATTGGGGTCAAATTGCTGACTATTGTAATGAGCATTGCTCATTCGATCCTCCGCGTGATGGAGTTGCATGCCGAAACCGTTTTaattatatgaacaaaatacTGGGTAAATGGATTGGCGCTTATGATGGCGCTAAGCGTCTCCAAGGAAGTGGTTGGTCCGAGAATGATGTTTTGGCAAAAGCGCAGGAAATATTTGCATGTGGGAAGAATGTTCGGTTCACTTTAATGGAAGAATGGAATGCTCTCCGTGATCAACCACGTTATAGTAGTCAAGTAGGATCTGGAAGTAGTGGATCTAAGAGATCTCACGAGAGTGATGCATGTGGCTCAAACTCTGTAGGATCTAGTGCTCGTCCTATAGGTAGGGATGCAGCcaaaaagaagggaaaaaagaaaGCTTCCACACCCACAGAGGTGGTGGACAAAGAATGGGATACTTACATGAAAATGAGGGAGAAAGAGGTGGAACATTTGGCAATGGTAGTTTCCAATCAACAAGAGAAAAACAGacttaagaaaatgaaaatgtatCTGAAGTTAAGTTCTGATGAGAATCTCGATGACCGGAAGAAAGCCATGTTGGACACATTGGCCCAGGAACTGTTTCCATAA